The DNA window GGTTTTAACAACCGTAGCAATATAATGAATGCTTTTCATTCTACCTTCAATTTTTAAACTATCGACGCCTAAGTCTATGAGCTTAGAGATATAACGAACACTTTGAAGATCTTTAGAGGCCATTGAAAATGGCGTATCTTCGTTTATCTTTTCTTCGTTTTCTATAAGATCATAGTTCCATCGACATGAATGCGCACATCCACCGCGATTGGCATCGCGATCCGTCATTGAATTTGAAAGGGTGCATTTTCCAGAATAAGAAACACACATACCCCCGTGAATAAACACTTCTAA is part of the Methanocalculus natronophilus genome and encodes:
- a CDS encoding U32 family peptidase, giving the protein LKEYLQALDEINVDAIICASPAVIDVARNHTNLEIHVSTQQSITNSKAIDFWYKRDVKRVVLAREVSLDELSILKQNTKADLEVFIHGGMCVSYSGKCTLSNSMTDRDANRGGCAHSCRWNYDLIENEEKINEDTPFSMASKDLQSVRYISKLIDLGVDSLKIEGRMKSIHYIATVVKT